One genomic window of uncultured delta proteobacterium includes the following:
- a CDS encoding hypothetical protein (Evidence 5 : No homology to any previously reported sequences): MTAAGPGAGAGAPGSGSGEYADDPGALIDGIDRLGSLGTIYWGYDYEVPEQYLDENPSGGGSLSVITDLTLDPAGRIEVGVFEDARPYQYLESGQDIYRYGQMQFAFSGSGTTVCDFVNMTGFHVGAVIYLGDPTDPATPSITITDINQTVRVPADQFSNGGVFLEPPANSDADMDITSTLDIRAESSGNTAVVPGPSFVVIVDAVADLPDFKESTADGVVYSGPTKASEFEETREDGFIKHDMAEVLDDRAGVSVSIPIEVTATFYDYGKEDPTDVGEQHYILIQRPPAAADGTEWTCVVDGVTYGADDIITLKTKDGVPLADQNSDDFDGYADFFQIPVSNETLQQIQQANPDQDEPGATVTINAELQNDNYVKGMEQDEDNKDGEAGTADDKLIIWTGAMADEGEGSDRELRTDNNQSYTFNPAGKHELSIDIIDSTLNVNLGWFYEDGDGTKHGVSPHDVPGAVAGGTNDGKSAVVQIYLDGADANDHEYISEIILTYDSNLGTLDTTALQAAGWTVDPQPGANGKISVILTPPAGTTPDALPDGSVVFKPNADFSDQDIPVSYEITVVDGDSGASAVFSHDSVVYVDAVADRPTDADIDNTVDSGANCVAPGKTATVEGKAAFDDNDGSESHFVVVTLQQTYLDKGWSFTGLNDSLLSKDAINDHWLKQMGAPYETMAELEAALGDTTLANHDMLQALYDQMLSILTPGGNQGASADAQYLLIEAYPISGSDPLEYGVRFWASDGSGGLLDVTSDVDPDGSSRFDMGSGELIYDVQVTAPDAGAGSSEATLYTKAITVETETDGHKDGEYDYSNNIAVNENGADWTTIKSAEATSTLKIETALAFEGNNANKHGGEQVETVLDPNGAEAVANAGKITITHVNGVAGNTEDPALERVNAIMLTHDANGEGVIKVMDAWGNPAITIPEGGGLVFATKTLPDGTILYTGAYVVDADGDTIGTLMAKPTSGQTFDDFMSGIDLRYVPDSGSYSDVDVNIDIVASITDPNSGDTKVISSDPDWKADTDNDPSTVTFGDKIASGEYTQGDAIVRDDLTGGEAGLVVVDAVADKPVVTISTSTDPDKDAVDYARDANGTEYKAARPGDTVTLKGEVTFKDYQDGSEDHSILVQASNANGTVITIVINGVSYDVSDPANLPDGVTTVQHNGVTYFKVDVDNDVKDFNVSATVQVGDAATKDTPYSINIGGYAEEMGTDTDPRTSGGEVFDINNESTGLAPVTYNVAPAQGKLLFVAGSAYEGNDPNQHVDPLAPVSNKAKGLQISVSNGDNEQITKIYLQYDAEGQGVIKVGDVTIPSGTFITLGADGKYACTGIDANGNEVPVTLTTAQLANGTIKYVPFAESDSDAEVPIGIAATIVDPDSGDTVVSTNIDSLKTPDPDAAGKAILDEMTKGSDDGKGGEQIKIVDEDGSSKSSVVVDAVADRPVDLKVPEEATYPDKAGQTGVEKEAAAPGDTVSIDVTVGFKDYIDSSERQFIVVERPAVGKGDPQWSCAQSEGLLQPGDGNTYFRIEVTDEIDALVVQMGQNPAEGVYTKTFDNGITVTIEVDANGNWSAATVTTTVDLKVPETGINADYTEEVSVGGVAMETEGLQGIDANGKPKYTLDPSEELDTANNIAVNTDPVDVKIGVTESRPTIELEGPAVVYENNLPWAYTDEVNQPTGGPGSADRTEGVGAKVILHGMAGGESAKIVFTIDFAEGTAGKEDGPMGSIVIYEYDENGNIVYEDGNPKIAQEFEFTFNEDTNQWECTVSGIEGMWDADNDGKFDSDMYFRPGENYSDADLSLGYDSIVITDLESGHQNDGSYPLPQGTDPWTGEGLGEITVDAVAWKPDVNTDAGNVFNEQNYVKGAFDLEMKAEFRDFDGSESHYVLVQYTLDADLSGDFKAFINGLADLFGMDRAQAMKIVPVYEKNGMGHQISADLLIEACGADPADLDPAALSALLNQFGVSTLSELLNQFGVSFENGSLTVNIAMVTSDAYEGKTIDLWTGALAQDLPTDSDLNGATPDGSDPLTNNRGVTFNDNTLNVGVIDSSVGGGRVFMYDDNSVTAAVGRNIAATGVEIDLNINLGVNDTVTSITFDSVSADGTLTLTYTVEGVPHALNIPADLPNGTLTFGPGQLFESYEDYLAAAPTYRYDQNLYSDTDGSVHYTVGFEDTKSGETGTRSGTVEILVDAKAQMPTALDEAATNAMNQVDGVLPTFHEGSQSKITLSASFKDFGDGSEKHYIAIEAQGGWNVIFADGTKAEVYEVNGKSYFLIPVDEACAKGEGTWVINGVTYNVTGSDAEGYTVRASFMLEASKDLYTIEVNGKTISNCDEGLEYGALAIDYARGDKTDSGAEFNYENNYAFDHGGTLEIDITGGTGGHNIIDSRPTFENATPLAHEGIYDKYEDNGLLIIGDNNGKYLGEDITSVTITIPGDANGPMGTLEGHDKGEWTTTDGGKTWSLTIPGDGTGLRYVPDRYDDADVVKLDCTITYGNGETVSGTTYVTVDAVAQQPDHLAVLDPDYAGTGTTAAGMMGANNQVELTLKATFQDFDGSEGHYMLLEKLPGMSVDRAGVGEIMGPDGKVYFTIPVHDSEVDSNGNATVTVTVTVDGAALERLGGSGDIPSEDLGKGVTQYELATGALSREENYDGELDYDNNFGFAKGDPVAINVSTVSLSVSVSVNQAYDDAAEGWYNSRTGQDEAAPAKAGIIVFSAAGQDGNDVIESISLGQPVISGTTTPQGSLEFWNGSDWVAADAAHLPTIPGASVTWSNGTLVITPDFSDSVYNGIDPTDKAALSDKFLSLLADQFRVNPGEFKGDLDLPNQVVISDGASADKTDPNHKANMDVDAVAQIGDDPSISSMTYYDKAGQAVSGAGALQPGGTVAVEIDITGVFTDQTAEGNYILVEQQNNWNGNYETITLNINGVTKVYFQIPVSAADIANGSITVTIKAPAQASADGTVDLEVRGMSVDQIGSGEQTLDNNVAFSGSDKLTLKVGVVETDSAALQDVILVESTGAWVDLSLGDNLAQTLAENGETVIRTELTFTQAGPTPGVAVGDTIATVKYGDQIIEVKVTAIDGSGNITAKAVIDTPNGFDFDADFEMQLDPDYHNSNPIDVNTATTVKDASGAVNETAFENESTITVTATADAATSIDAADVDVAQNNVVAGHKAEITLNIVGDFPDTDGSEQHFFLVQLPVGASINGTALTTLPAGCGLDLADGPVYRVTAAEAAALKVLINGPDTAEPFVDDSSIKIVAESVETSNGDTAYSAAESVDVSTDGVEFNLAPATKGNATVDGSLNSLRADTASGNMLDANKVYDPDGDSMSVAKVNGNSLVGSAPWTVTTDNGVLTINANGTYSYKLTNPDFIGKETFTYTVKDALGAESGQLKLVVTVTDTNTPPKGVVSEVSGSIQPFYEGEIAFTDKDGDAVFLTTINGATASWMNDVWAVAGEYGTLEVTRTSADGGLTYTYSYKYLTNADAVPGNVDSFTYKGVDAYGEPTSSDGKLTITMETLEYTAQNGETVDGTGLPGWDSGAVIDGVGNNTIFAGDGNDVITGGNAGSNEIHAGAGNDVIRAGNMGDEIWADSGNNTIYGGAGDDTIYGGSGDNVIYGGTGNDTIYGGTGNNTIYGNDPTGGTGNNTIYAGGSEGTTSTVYGGDGNDEIYAGLGNDVLYGGGGSDTFIWRMENFGGDDVIKDFSFQSDQISFSDIFADVSGLEILFTQTGTPRSFAFEAENGASIEATFFNNTTLELNVSKDGASQTITVQSNGFYAMDQNLDASLANEILQQIIKEYGG, from the coding sequence ATGACGGCGGCTGGTCCCGGCGCGGGTGCGGGGGCTCCCGGCAGCGGTTCCGGCGAATACGCCGACGATCCGGGCGCGCTCATCGACGGCATCGACCGTCTGGGGAGCCTCGGCACCATTTACTGGGGCTACGATTATGAAGTCCCGGAACAATACCTTGATGAAAATCCGTCCGGAGGCGGCTCGCTTTCGGTCATCACCGACCTGACCCTGGACCCCGCCGGCCGCATTGAAGTCGGCGTGTTCGAAGACGCGCGTCCCTATCAATACCTTGAAAGCGGCCAGGATATCTACCGCTACGGCCAGATGCAGTTCGCTTTCAGCGGCTCCGGCACCACGGTCTGCGACTTTGTGAACATGACGGGCTTCCATGTCGGCGCGGTCATTTATCTTGGCGATCCCACGGACCCCGCCACCCCTTCCATCACCATCACCGACATAAACCAGACGGTGCGCGTTCCGGCGGACCAGTTCAGCAACGGCGGCGTGTTCCTTGAGCCTCCGGCCAACTCCGATGCGGACATGGACATAACCTCCACCCTGGACATCCGCGCGGAAAGCTCCGGCAACACCGCGGTGGTTCCCGGACCCTCTTTCGTCGTCATCGTGGACGCGGTCGCGGACCTGCCGGATTTCAAGGAGTCCACCGCCGACGGCGTGGTTTACTCCGGCCCGACCAAGGCGTCCGAATTCGAGGAAACGCGGGAAGACGGCTTTATCAAGCACGACATGGCGGAAGTTCTGGATGATCGCGCGGGCGTATCCGTGTCCATCCCCATCGAGGTGACGGCCACGTTTTACGACTACGGCAAAGAAGACCCCACGGACGTGGGCGAACAGCATTACATCCTCATCCAGCGCCCGCCCGCGGCGGCTGACGGCACCGAATGGACCTGCGTGGTCGATGGCGTAACCTACGGCGCTGACGATATCATCACCCTTAAAACGAAAGACGGCGTGCCTCTTGCCGACCAGAACTCCGATGATTTTGACGGGTACGCCGACTTTTTCCAAATCCCGGTCAGCAACGAAACCCTGCAACAGATCCAGCAGGCCAACCCCGACCAGGACGAGCCCGGCGCCACTGTCACCATTAACGCCGAGTTGCAGAACGATAACTACGTCAAGGGCATGGAGCAGGACGAGGACAACAAGGACGGAGAGGCGGGCACCGCCGACGATAAACTCATCATCTGGACCGGCGCCATGGCCGACGAAGGCGAAGGCAGCGACAGGGAACTGCGTACCGACAACAACCAGTCCTATACCTTCAACCCCGCCGGCAAGCACGAGTTGTCCATCGATATCATTGACTCCACCCTCAACGTCAACCTGGGCTGGTTCTATGAAGACGGCGACGGCACCAAGCACGGGGTGAGCCCCCATGATGTGCCCGGCGCTGTCGCCGGCGGCACCAACGACGGCAAAAGCGCTGTGGTGCAGATATACCTTGATGGCGCTGACGCGAACGATCACGAATACATCAGCGAAATCATACTGACATACGACTCCAACCTCGGCACGCTTGACACCACGGCCCTGCAGGCCGCCGGCTGGACGGTCGACCCGCAGCCCGGCGCCAACGGCAAGATAAGCGTAATCCTTACGCCGCCCGCCGGCACCACGCCGGACGCTCTTCCCGACGGTTCCGTGGTCTTCAAACCCAATGCGGATTTCAGCGACCAAGATATTCCGGTCAGCTACGAAATTACCGTTGTTGACGGCGACTCCGGCGCCAGCGCGGTATTCTCCCACGACTCCGTCGTCTACGTGGACGCGGTCGCTGACCGGCCCACGGATGCCGATATCGACAACACCGTGGATTCCGGCGCGAATTGCGTCGCTCCCGGCAAAACGGCCACCGTGGAAGGCAAGGCCGCTTTTGACGACAACGACGGCTCTGAAAGCCACTTCGTCGTCGTGACCCTGCAACAGACCTACCTGGACAAGGGCTGGTCTTTCACGGGCCTGAACGATTCGCTCCTGAGCAAGGACGCCATCAACGACCACTGGCTCAAGCAGATGGGCGCGCCCTACGAAACCATGGCCGAACTCGAAGCCGCGCTTGGCGACACCACGCTTGCGAACCACGACATGCTGCAGGCCCTGTACGACCAGATGCTCTCCATTCTCACTCCCGGCGGTAATCAGGGCGCGAGCGCCGATGCGCAGTACCTGCTTATCGAAGCCTACCCCATCAGCGGCAGCGATCCTCTGGAATACGGCGTGCGCTTCTGGGCCAGCGACGGCAGCGGCGGTCTTCTGGACGTCACCAGTGACGTCGACCCCGACGGCTCCAGCCGCTTCGACATGGGCTCCGGCGAGCTGATTTACGACGTGCAGGTCACCGCTCCCGACGCGGGCGCGGGCAGCAGCGAAGCCACCCTCTATACCAAGGCCATTACCGTCGAGACGGAAACCGACGGCCACAAGGACGGCGAGTACGACTACTCCAACAACATCGCCGTCAACGAAAACGGCGCGGACTGGACCACCATCAAGTCCGCCGAAGCCACCTCCACCCTGAAAATCGAGACGGCGCTCGCTTTTGAAGGCAACAATGCCAACAAACACGGCGGGGAGCAGGTCGAGACCGTCCTCGATCCCAACGGCGCCGAAGCCGTCGCAAACGCCGGCAAAATTACGATCACCCACGTGAACGGCGTGGCTGGCAACACCGAAGACCCGGCCCTGGAGCGTGTCAACGCCATCATGCTCACGCATGACGCCAACGGCGAAGGCGTGATCAAGGTTATGGACGCCTGGGGCAACCCGGCCATCACCATTCCCGAAGGCGGCGGCCTGGTTTTTGCCACCAAAACTCTGCCCGACGGCACCATCCTGTACACCGGCGCTTACGTGGTGGACGCCGACGGCGACACCATCGGCACGCTGATGGCCAAACCCACGAGCGGCCAGACCTTTGACGACTTCATGAGCGGCATAGATCTGCGCTACGTGCCGGACAGCGGCAGCTACAGCGACGTCGACGTAAACATCGACATCGTCGCCAGCATCACGGACCCGAACTCTGGCGACACCAAGGTCATCAGTTCCGATCCCGATTGGAAGGCCGACACGGACAACGATCCCAGTACCGTAACCTTCGGCGACAAAATCGCTTCCGGCGAATACACGCAGGGCGACGCCATCGTGCGCGACGATTTGACCGGCGGCGAAGCCGGCCTGGTCGTGGTTGACGCCGTGGCCGACAAGCCTGTGGTGACCATCTCCACCTCCACCGACCCCGACAAGGACGCGGTGGATTACGCCCGTGACGCGAACGGTACCGAATACAAGGCCGCGCGCCCGGGCGACACCGTCACCCTGAAAGGCGAGGTTACTTTCAAGGATTACCAGGACGGCTCCGAAGACCACAGCATCCTGGTGCAGGCCTCCAACGCCAACGGCACGGTCATCACCATCGTCATCAACGGCGTGTCTTACGACGTCAGCGACCCCGCCAATCTTCCCGACGGCGTGACCACTGTGCAGCACAACGGCGTCACGTACTTCAAGGTTGACGTCGACAACGACGTGAAAGACTTCAACGTGTCCGCCACGGTGCAGGTCGGCGACGCGGCCACCAAGGACACGCCCTACAGCATCAATATCGGCGGCTACGCCGAGGAAATGGGGACGGATACGGACCCGCGCACCAGCGGCGGGGAAGTCTTTGACATCAACAACGAGTCCACCGGCCTCGCGCCCGTCACCTATAACGTGGCCCCGGCCCAGGGCAAACTCCTGTTCGTTGCCGGCAGCGCTTACGAAGGCAACGACCCCAACCAGCACGTGGACCCGCTTGCCCCTGTTTCCAACAAGGCGAAAGGTTTGCAGATCAGCGTCAGCAACGGCGATAACGAGCAGATTACCAAGATCTACCTGCAGTATGACGCCGAAGGCCAGGGCGTCATCAAGGTCGGCGACGTGACCATCCCTAGCGGCACGTTCATCACCCTCGGCGCGGACGGCAAGTACGCCTGCACCGGGATAGACGCCAACGGCAACGAGGTTCCCGTCACCCTGACGACCGCCCAACTGGCCAACGGAACCATCAAGTACGTGCCTTTCGCGGAAAGCGATTCCGACGCGGAAGTGCCCATCGGCATCGCCGCCACCATCGTGGACCCGGATTCCGGCGACACGGTCGTGAGCACCAATATCGACAGCCTGAAGACCCCGGACCCGGATGCCGCCGGCAAGGCCATTCTGGATGAAATGACCAAGGGCAGCGACGACGGCAAAGGCGGCGAGCAGATCAAGATCGTGGACGAAGACGGCTCCAGCAAGTCTTCCGTGGTCGTGGACGCCGTGGCCGACAGGCCGGTTGACCTGAAGGTGCCCGAGGAAGCCACCTATCCGGACAAGGCGGGCCAGACCGGCGTGGAAAAGGAAGCCGCCGCTCCCGGCGACACGGTCAGCATCGACGTTACCGTGGGCTTCAAGGATTACATCGACTCTTCCGAACGCCAGTTCATCGTGGTGGAACGGCCCGCCGTGGGCAAGGGCGATCCCCAGTGGAGCTGCGCGCAGTCCGAAGGTCTGCTCCAGCCCGGCGACGGCAACACCTACTTCCGCATCGAAGTGACGGATGAAATCGACGCGCTGGTCGTGCAGATGGGTCAGAACCCGGCGGAAGGCGTATACACCAAGACCTTTGACAACGGCATCACCGTGACTATCGAGGTTGACGCGAACGGCAACTGGTCCGCGGCCACGGTCACGACCACGGTGGATCTCAAGGTGCCCGAAACCGGCATCAACGCGGATTACACCGAAGAAGTCTCCGTCGGCGGTGTGGCCATGGAAACCGAAGGCCTGCAGGGCATCGACGCGAACGGCAAGCCCAAGTACACGCTGGATCCTTCCGAGGAACTGGATACGGCCAACAACATAGCGGTCAATACGGACCCCGTGGACGTCAAGATCGGCGTTACCGAATCCCGGCCCACCATCGAGCTTGAAGGCCCGGCCGTGGTCTATGAGAACAACCTGCCCTGGGCCTACACCGACGAGGTGAATCAGCCCACCGGCGGCCCCGGTTCGGCCGACCGGACCGAAGGCGTGGGCGCCAAGGTTATCCTGCACGGCATGGCCGGCGGCGAAAGCGCGAAGATCGTCTTCACGATCGACTTTGCCGAAGGCACTGCCGGCAAAGAAGACGGCCCCATGGGCTCCATCGTGATCTACGAGTATGATGAAAACGGCAATATCGTCTATGAGGACGGCAACCCGAAAATCGCCCAGGAATTCGAATTCACGTTCAACGAGGATACGAACCAGTGGGAATGCACGGTTTCCGGCATTGAAGGCATGTGGGACGCGGACAACGACGGCAAGTTCGACAGCGATATGTACTTCCGCCCCGGCGAAAACTATTCCGACGCGGATCTCAGCCTCGGCTACGACAGCATCGTGATTACGGACCTTGAATCCGGCCACCAGAACGACGGCTCCTATCCTCTGCCGCAGGGTACCGACCCCTGGACCGGCGAAGGCCTCGGCGAGATCACCGTGGACGCGGTTGCGTGGAAGCCGGACGTGAACACCGATGCCGGCAACGTCTTCAACGAGCAGAACTACGTCAAGGGTGCCTTTGATCTTGAGATGAAGGCGGAATTCCGGGACTTTGACGGCTCGGAAAGCCATTACGTCCTGGTGCAGTATACCCTCGACGCGGACCTTTCCGGCGACTTCAAGGCCTTCATCAACGGGCTGGCCGACCTGTTCGGCATGGACCGTGCCCAGGCCATGAAAATCGTGCCCGTGTATGAAAAGAACGGCATGGGCCACCAGATCTCCGCCGACCTGCTCATCGAAGCGTGCGGCGCCGACCCGGCGGACCTCGACCCCGCCGCGCTCTCGGCCCTGCTCAACCAGTTCGGCGTGAGCACGCTTTCGGAGCTGCTCAACCAGTTCGGCGTGAGCTTTGAAAACGGCTCCCTCACCGTGAACATTGCCATGGTCACTTCCGATGCGTACGAAGGCAAGACCATCGACCTCTGGACCGGCGCCCTGGCCCAGGATCTGCCGACCGACAGCGACCTTAACGGTGCAACGCCCGACGGCAGCGACCCGCTGACCAACAACCGCGGCGTGACCTTCAACGACAACACGCTGAACGTCGGCGTGATCGACAGTTCCGTCGGCGGCGGCAGGGTGTTCATGTACGACGACAACTCGGTAACCGCCGCCGTCGGCCGCAACATCGCGGCCACCGGCGTGGAAATCGATCTGAACATCAACCTCGGCGTCAACGACACGGTGACCAGCATCACGTTCGACAGCGTGAGCGCCGACGGCACCCTGACGCTGACCTACACGGTTGAAGGCGTTCCCCACGCCCTCAACATTCCCGCCGACCTGCCGAACGGTACCCTTACGTTCGGCCCCGGCCAGCTCTTCGAATCCTACGAAGACTATCTCGCGGCCGCGCCGACATACCGGTACGACCAGAACCTCTACTCGGACACCGACGGCTCCGTCCACTACACCGTGGGCTTTGAAGACACAAAATCCGGTGAAACGGGCACCCGTTCCGGCACGGTGGAAATCCTGGTGGACGCCAAAGCCCAGATGCCCACGGCCCTGGACGAGGCTGCCACCAACGCCATGAACCAGGTGGACGGCGTGCTGCCCACCTTCCACGAAGGTTCCCAGAGCAAGATCACGCTCTCGGCCTCCTTCAAGGACTTCGGCGACGGTTCCGAAAAGCACTACATAGCCATCGAGGCCCAGGGCGGCTGGAACGTGATCTTCGCGGACGGCACCAAGGCCGAAGTTTACGAAGTGAACGGCAAGAGCTACTTCCTGATCCCGGTGGACGAAGCCTGCGCCAAGGGCGAAGGCACGTGGGTGATCAACGGCGTCACGTACAATGTCACCGGCAGCGATGCGGAAGGCTATACCGTGCGGGCCTCCTTCATGCTGGAAGCTTCCAAGGACCTCTACACCATCGAGGTTAACGGCAAGACCATTTCCAATTGCGACGAGGGCCTGGAATACGGCGCGCTAGCCATTGACTACGCCCGGGGGGACAAGACCGACAGCGGCGCGGAGTTCAACTACGAGAACAACTACGCCTTTGACCACGGCGGCACCCTGGAGATAGACATCACGGGCGGCACCGGCGGCCACAACATCATCGACTCCCGCCCGACCTTTGAAAACGCCACCCCGCTGGCCCACGAAGGGATTTACGATAAGTACGAGGACAACGGCCTGCTCATCATCGGCGACAACAACGGTAAGTACCTGGGTGAAGACATCACCAGCGTGACCATTACCATCCCCGGCGACGCCAACGGCCCCATGGGTACCCTGGAAGGCCACGATAAGGGCGAATGGACGACGACCGACGGCGGTAAAACCTGGAGCCTGACGATCCCGGGCGACGGCACCGGCCTGCGCTATGTGCCTGACCGCTACGACGACGCCGACGTGGTGAAACTCGACTGCACGATCACCTACGGCAACGGCGAAACCGTCAGCGGCACCACCTACGTTACGGTTGACGCTGTGGCCCAGCAGCCCGACCATCTGGCGGTGCTCGACCCCGATTACGCCGGTACCGGCACCACGGCCGCGGGCATGATGGGAGCCAACAACCAGGTTGAGCTGACCCTTAAAGCCACGTTCCAGGATTTCGACGGCTCTGAAGGCCACTACATGCTGCTGGAAAAACTGCCCGGCATGTCGGTTGACCGCGCGGGCGTCGGCGAGATCATGGGACCGGACGGAAAGGTCTACTTCACCATCCCGGTGCATGACAGTGAAGTCGACAGTAACGGCAACGCCACGGTAACCGTGACGGTCACGGTTGACGGCGCGGCGCTGGAACGTCTCGGCGGCAGCGGCGATATCCCGTCCGAGGATCTCGGCAAGGGCGTGACCCAGTACGAACTGGCCACCGGCGCCCTGTCGCGTGAAGAAAACTATGACGGCGAACTGGATTACGACAACAACTTCGGCTTCGCAAAGGGCGACCCGGTGGCGATCAACGTGTCCACGGTCAGCCTCTCCGTGAGCGTTTCCGTGAACCAGGCCTATGACGACGCCGCCGAAGGCTGGTATAACTCCAGAACCGGTCAGGACGAAGCGGCCCCGGCGAAGGCGGGCATCATTGTCTTCTCGGCCGCCGGCCAGGACGGCAACGACGTCATCGAGTCCATCAGCCTCGGCCAGCCGGTCATCTCCGGCACCACGACTCCCCAGGGTTCGCTGGAATTCTGGAACGGCAGCGACTGGGTTGCGGCGGATGCGGCGCATCTGCCCACCATCCCCGGCGCAAGCGTTACCTGGAGCAACGGCACGCTGGTCATCACGCCGGACTTCTCCGATTCCGTGTATAACGGCATCGATCCGACGGACAAGGCGGCCTTGTCCGACAAGTTCCTGAGCCTGCTGGCGGACCAGTTCCGCGTCAACCCCGGCGAGTTCAAGGGCGACCTTGACCTGCCCAACCAGGTTGTCATTTCCGACGGCGCCTCGGCCGACAAGACCGACCCCAACCACAAGGCCAACATGGATGTGGACGCCGTGGCCCAGATCGGCGACGATCCGTCCATCAGCTCCATGACCTACTACGACAAGGCCGGTCAGGCCGTCAGCGGCGCTGGCGCGTTGCAGCCCGGCGGCACGGTGGCCGTAGAAATCGACATCACCGGCGTGTTCACGGACCAGACGGCCGAAGGCAACTACATCCTGGTCGAACAGCAGAACAACTGGAACGGCAACTACGAGACCATCACCCTGAATATTAACGGCGTGACCAAGGTCTATTTCCAGATCCCGGTTTCCGCGGCGGATATCGCCAACGGCTCGATCACCGTGACCATCAAGGCCCCGGCCCAGGCGAGCGCGGACGGCACCGTCGACCTTGAAGTGCGCGGCATGAGCGTCGACCAGATCGGTTCCGGCGAGCAGACCCTCGACAACAACGTGGCCTTCTCCGGCAGCGACAAGCTCACCCTCAAGGTGGGCGTGGTCGAAACCGACAGCGCCGCGTTGCAGGACGTTATCCTGGTTGAAAGCACGGGCGCCTGGGTCGATCTCAGCCTCGGCGACAACCTCGCGCAGACGCTGGCCGAAAACGGCGAAACCGTCATCAGGACCGAGTTGACCTTTACGCAGGCCGGTCCGACTCCGGGGGTGGCCGTCGGCGACACCATAGCCACCGTCAAGTACGGCGACCAGATCATCGAAGTGAAGGTCACCGCCATTGACGGCAGCGGCAATATCACGGCCAAGGCTGTCATCGACACGCCCAATGGCTTTGACTTTGACGCCGACTTCGAAATGCAGCTTGATCCGGATTACCACAACAGCAACCCGATCGACGTCAATACGGCCACCACGGTCAAGGACGCCTCGGGCGCGGTTAACGAAACGGCCTTTGAGAACGAGTCCACCATCACCGTCACAGCCACGGCCGACGCGGCGACAAGCATCGACGCCGCCGACGTGGACGTGGCCCAGAACAACGTGGTCGCCGGCCACAAGGCCGAGATCACCCTGAACATCGTGGGCGATTTCCCGGACACCGACGGCTCGGAACAGCACTTCTTCCTGGTGCAGCTGCCCGTGGGCGCGTCCATCAACGGCACGGCCCTTACGACTCTGCCCGCCGGCTGCGGCCTCGACCTGGCCGACGGCCCGGTTTACAGGGTAACGGCGGCGGAAGCGGCGGCCCTGAAGGTGCTCATCAACGGCCCGGATACCGCGGAACCCTTTGTTGACGACAGCTCCATCAAAATCGTGGCCGAATCCGTGGAAACGTCCAATGGCGACACCGCTTACTCGGCTGCCGAGAGCGTGGACGTCAGCACCGACGGCGTGGAATTCAACCTCGCGCCCGCGACCAAGGGCAACGCCACTGTCGACGGCTCGTTGAACTCCCTGCGTGCCGACACGGCGAGCGGCAACATGCTCGACGCCAACAAGGTCTATGACCCGGACGGCGACAGCATGAGCGTGGCCAAGGTCAACGGCAACTCCCTCGTGGGATCCGCCCCCTGGACGGTTACCACGGACAACGGCGTGCTGACCATCAACGCCAACGGCACTTACAGCTACAAACTGACCAATCCGGACTTCATCGGCAAGGAAACCTTCACCTACACGGTTAAGGACGCCTTGGGCGCGGAATCCGGCCAACTCAAGCTGGTGGTCACGGTTACGGATACCAATACGCCGCCCAAGGGCGTGGTCAGCGAAGTAAGCGGCAGCATCCAGCCCTTCTATGAAGGTGAGATCGCCTTCACGGACAAGGACGGCGACGCGGTCTTCCTGACGACGATCAACGGCGCCACGGCCTCCTGGATGAACGACGTCTGGGCGGTGGCCGGTGAGTACGGCACGCTGGAAGTCACCAGGACGAGTGCGGACGGCGGCCTGACCTACACTTACAGCTACAAGTACCTCACCAACGCCGATGCCGTGCCCGGTAATGTGGATTCGTTCACCTACAAGGGCGTGGATGCGTACGGCGAGCCGACCAGTTCGGACGGCAAGCTGACCATTACGATGGAAACGCTTGAGTACACGGCGCAGAACGGGGAAACCGTTGATGGCACCGGCCTGCCCGGCTGGGACAGCGGCGCGGTGATCGACGGTGTTGGCAACAACACCATCTTCGCCGGCGACGGCAACGACGTTATTACCGGCGGCAATGCGGGCTCCAACGAAATCCATGCCGGCGCGGGCAACGACGTTATCCGCGCGGGCAACATGGGCGACGAGATCTGGGCCGACAGCGGCAACAACACGATCTACGGCGGCGCTGGCGACGATACCATCTACGGCGGCTCGGGCGATAACGTCATCTACGGCGGCACCGGCAACGACACCATCTACGGCGGCACCGGCAACAACACGATCTACGGCAATGACCCCACGGGGGGAACGGGTAACAACACCATCTATGCCGGCGGGTCCGAAGGCACCACCAGTACCGTCTACGGCGGTGACGGCAATGATGAAATCTATGCCGGCCTCGGCAACGACGTCCTGTATGGCGGCGGCGGCAGCGATACCTTCATCTGGCGCATGGAAAACTTTGGCGGCGACGACGTCATCAAGGATTTCTCATTCCAGAGCGATCAGATCAGCTTCTCCGACATCTTTGCGGATGTCTCCGGGCTCGAGATCCTCTTCACCCAGACCGGCACGCCGCGCTCCTTCGCTTTCGAGGCGGAGAACGGCGCCAGTATCGAGGCTACCTTCTTCAACAACACCACCCTGGAGTTGAACGTTTCCAAGGATGGCGCAAGCCAGACCATCACGGTCCAGTCCAACGGCTTCTATGCGATGGACCAGAACCTTGACGCCTCTTTGGCTAACGAGATTCTGCAGCAGATCATCAAGGAATACGGCGGCTGA